The genome window CCGAGACCAATACCAATGATCCTTTGAATATTTGTCTTGTCCTTTATTCCCCAAAATTGGGCAATAAAAACATTACAACCAGCACTTAAACCTATTAAAAGCACGGCAAATAAAAAGAAGTATTGATTGGCAATTCCCACAGCTGCAATTTCCGTTTCACCTAATCTGCCTACCATTACAGTGTCAATCATGTTTAAAAAAGAAACAATAAAATTTTGTAAAGTAACTGGAACTGCAATTATTAACATTTGTTTATAGAAATTTCGATCAGCATTTAGTAACAACAATTTTTAACCTCCTTTACTCCTACCTCCCTAACATTCTACTGTTATTGACTACTTTCTTCAACCCATACATATTAACTAGAGGTTTAACACAAAATAGAATTGAAAATATTTAAGAAAGGGAGAAAAAAATGCCACAGCATATTCATTGTTTAGTACACGACTGCCATTATTGGGGTCAAGGCAATAAATGTGAAGCAGAAGAAATTTTAATTGCCACCGATTCTTTTGGACATTCACAACCTGACAGTATCGACTGTGAAATGGCCCAAGAATTAACCCCCAAATCGGCGGGAACATGTATGGCTACCTGCTGCAAAACCTATGTTCCCAAAGGCTCAGATAAAATAAAAAGCGATAGTGTACGAAAAAAATCTTAATTTCACTAAAGGAGTCTCCGCAGAGACTCCTTGCTATTTTAAGAAAAGAAAAAGATATGTTAAAATAGAGGTATTAGGAAAGGAGCTTAAAAATGACCAATAAACTACTTAGATTCCTATTAATTATTGCCCTTTTAATGCCACTACCTGTTTTAGCCTCAACACCACTGCAGGTCTATGTAGATGATCTACCCTTAAGTTTTGATGTACCACCATTAATTCAAGAAGGACGGGTTTTGGTGCCCTTTCGAAAAATAGCGGAAAGACTTCATTTAAATGTGGAATGGGAAGAAAAAACACAAACCGTTAAGGCTTCTTCACCTACAACCACTTTACTTTTAAAAATAGGCAGTAAAATTGCCGTACATAATGATCAAGAAATAGAACTTGATGTACCACCACAAATAATTGAGGCAAGAACTTTAATTCCACTGCGTTTTTTTGGCGAAACATTCGGAAATGAAGTAGCCTATCAAGCAGGAATGGTTAAAATTAAAACACCACCTCAAAAAATGTTAGTTAGTGCATTTTATGCCCTTGGAAGTAAAACAGCCAGTAGTTGGACTAATTTATTCACACGTGAATATCCGGAAACAAATCAAGGACATACTGATTTAGTAGGAGAAATTGCTCTTGGTTGGTATTCCCTAGACAAAGAAGGAAATTTATTAACTCGAAGTACCACCGGATGGCAAAAACCAAGTGGTTGGTTAGATGTACTAACTGCCGCCAAAAAATATGATTTACATACTGAAATGGTAGTTCATTTAACTGATGCCAACTCCCAATTAAGCAATTTAATTGCTAATCCCCATGCAGTTGAAAAAGCGGTAAAAAATATTGCTCAAGCAGCTGCCCATTATGACGGAGTTAATCTAGATTTTGAAGGTTTGGGCTGGCGGGAAAGTGGTGAAACCTTAAGACAAACACAAATTAATTTTACTCGTTTTGTAAAACAATTAGCGGAAAAACTCCCAGAACACACTCTTACATTAACCTTACATCCTTTAAATAGTGCCTATTTAGGTTATGACTATGAGGCCTTAAATCATTATTGTGATACCATGATCATCATGGCTTATGATTATGGTCCTAAACCAGAACCAATAAAACAAGTAAATGAAGCTATTGAAAAAGCTCTGACTTTTGTACCACCCCAAAAATTAATTTTGGGTATTTCCCTTCCCAGCGAAACAGCGGCTAGTTTACCAGCTAAAATAGGTTTGGTTAAAGCCCATAATTTAAAAGGAATTGCTTTATGGCGTTTGGGTTTGGTTACCCCAGAAATGTGGTCGGTATTAAAAAGTGAAATTAAATTAAGGATGTGATTTTGATGGGGTATAATCCCCTATTTTATAATACCAAACAAGAAGTATTTACCTTTCCGGAAATGTTTGCCCGTATCTTAAAATTTATAAAAGAGGACCCTCAAAATTCGTACCGAATTGCAATAGGTACTGATTCCATGGTTAGAACTACCACCTGTTTTATAACCGCAGTCTTAGTACACCGTGTAGGCAAAGGTGCTATTGGTTTTCTAAAAAAAATTACTATCCCCCGACCAATTCATTCCTTACGTCAAAAAATTAGTTATGAAACTACATTCAGTCAGGAAATAGCTTATTTATTTACCCCAGAATTAATTGATGAGATTTACGAAACTATTTTACAAGCTGATCAAACCAAACATCTTGGTTTAGAAATTCATATTGATATTGGTCCCCGCGGACCGACACGGGAACTAATCAAAGAAATGATTAATCGTGTTAGCGGCATGGGGTTTGATGTAAAAATAAAACCACATGCTACAGCTGCCAGTTCTTTTGCAGACCGCTATACAAAATAAGGCAAGGCTATAAGCCTTGCCTTTATTCATTACGAATTGCTTTTAAAGGACTTAACTTTACTGCCCGATGAGCTGGATAGAGACCAGCAATTACACCAATCAGTAAAGAAAACAATAAAGCAAATAGAGCCAACCAAGACGGAATTAAGGAAATTTGCATAATTTCTTCCAGGGGCATCCCCTGATTGACATGACTATTAATAATTTGGTTAATGAGATAAGAGAGTCCATAACTCAAGCCTAAACCCCAAATCCCGCCAAATAAACCTATTAAGCCAGCTTCAGTCAGGAAAAGTGAATAAACATCACCAAAAGTAGCCCCGATAACCTTCATAACTCCAATTTCTTTAGTTCTTTCATAAATTGACATAATCATGGTATTAGTGATACCGATGGCGGCTACCAATAAAGTAATGGCACCAATACCACCCAATACGGCTTGGATCGTCCGTGAAGTTTTTTCGAAGCCCTCCAAATCATCAGCCATTGACCAACAATTATAACCTGAATCCCTTAACATCTGTGCTACCTGACTTGTTTTCTCTAAACTTTCAGTACGCACCAATAATGAATCATAAACATCTTTATTACGCTTATTTTCCCGATCCCTTACTTCCATTTTAGAAGCAGTGGGACCAAAATGGTCCTGATTCCGCTCCATACCCTCCATGACAAAACGACGGATTTTTTTAAGATCTTCAATAGGTGCATAAGCTTGCCAAGCATGTTCACCATATTCGTCATCTAAAATACCGACAACTAAAAAATTATAATTCCTCTTTTTTTCAAAATTATAATTGTTATGTACCATAAAAGCCAAACGCTGATCCAGCATTTCTTGCGGGTCCTTCTCTTCTCTAAGATCATATCGCCAAGTACCTTTTTCCATAGCACGCCGTTCATTTTCATCATAAAGATTTTGAATCACCTGTTGACCAACCACCATAACATTAGAATCACCGGCTTGTAGAAGTCTTCCAGAAGCGGCCTTAAATTCCAATTGTGGCATTAATTCTGGTACCAAACCAATCAAAGAAAGACCACCTTCCAATTTCCCCATTCGCACCTCACCATATAAATTAAAGCGAGGAGAAACGGCACTTACCCCGGGAATTTCATTAATTTCTTCCACAGCGGTATCATCTAATTCTTTAGATTCACCCACTGGTTCACCATCAGGATCAAAAATCATGCCGCGATGTACCTCGATTATAGATAAACTTCCCCATCGCTCCATATCTTGACGCTGAATTTCACTTAAGCCAATACCCAAGGAAAGCATCACCACAATTGAAGCCGTACCTATTAGAACCCCCAAAACCGTAAGAAAGGTTCTCATTTTACGCCGCCATAAATTTTGGCTGGCTAATTTAACAATATCTAGTTTATTCATCAAAAAACTCCTCAGCCGCTTTTTTACGCCTACACCGAAAAATGTAAACAGCTTCAATTAAAATAACTAGAAACAAAAAGACCGTAAAACCCTTACCACGTAAAAAAGCACTAAATTTGCCGCCTTCATCTATACCAGGAGTTTCTTCAAAACCATCTTTATCTACCGGCATAACAGGTCTTTCCATAACTTCCAAAGCAAATGGTTTTTCTAACCGCACTGATTGATTATTATTATCAATATAAGAGAAAACCATAGTACCTTCTAATTTGCCTTCTTTTTCCGGAATAATCGTACCTTGATAAAACTCACTAGCCCCAATATCTAAATTGCCAACATAATAAGTAGCATTTTCCTTAGGGAAATCACCTTCCATTGTTACCATAAAATTATCTAAAACAACTTTGCCCACATTAACAAATTCTGCCCCCACAAAAACAGGCTCACCAATAAAAACCTCTGTGGGTAATTCAAGATCTAGCACTTCTAATTTACATTCCTGAGTAACAGGAATATTAACTAATTCTTCACTAGTTAATGTTTTCCCATCTTTATCCTCATATTTAATTTCAACGGGAACAATATAGGTTTTAGCAGCTGCATTTGGATCTACATATAAATCTACCTTTTTTTCAATAATTGTTTTACCCGGAATAGAATCTACATAAAAACTATTACTACTATTTACCGGTGAAAAAACAGTACCACCTGTCCGACCCTCTCCACCCGCATCTTCAATTTTAATTACTCCCAAAGAGACCTTTACATTTTTAACCATATGTGGATTAGTATTTTCAATATAAAGATTGAGGGCAACCGTATTACCAGCTAAAATTCTTTCCGCCGATAACGTATATTTATTGACAATTACCCAAGGGGTTACTCCCCCACTAGTAGTTTCTTCTGGTAAAGGCAAATTTAGGACTTCCTCTAATTCCGCTTTTTCCTCTCCTAAATAATCATATTCGATTTTTAATTTTACCGTATTAGCTTTTTTATCTTCTTTAGCTATTAATTTATAAGTAATTTCCTGCGTGGCACCCGGCAATAATTTACGGATATTTTTACGATTAGTAATATCCTTAATCGTAAAATTAGAATCACCCTCCATAAAAAGCATAATATTTCGAGCTTCGGTAGTCTTACTTAAATTAGTTAAAGAAAAATTAACGGTAAAAGTTTCATCTTTAGCAGGACTTTCCGGCTGTAATGAAAGAGATTCCACCATTAAAATCGGTTTAGTTAAATCATATGTAACAGGAATTACAACATCTGTCTTGGTATTTTCTTTTCTTTCAAAAGTTACATCTTCTGCTGATAAACTAATCACTAACTTATAATCTTTATTTTGGGCAGCGGGATCTACATCAAAGGTAAATACTAAGGTTCTATTTTCCCCTCCATTTAATTCTTCTAAAGTGGTCTGGCCCTCTTTTAATTCAAAAGGGAATAAAGGTGTTTCCTCATCAGCATCCTTGACCTTAAAATTCAATTTCAAATTATAAGCAGGATTAGTACTAATATTACGCATAAACAAAGTCAGATTAAAACTACCACCGGCTATCGCCGGTTCCAAATCTACCTTTTCCAATGTAATCAAGGGTTGATACCCTATTAAATCAATCAATTCCGCCTGACAAGGGTTTACCACCCCCAGAAGACCAAATAAAAAGATAAAAATCCACACCCATTTTAAATTTTTCAATGTCCTACCCCCTTGGCTTTGTTTTCCCTAAGATTAATAATTCTTCCATCAATCATTTCCGCTACCCGATCCGCATAACCGGTTAAATTTAAATCATGAGTAACCATAATTAAAGTTACACCTGCTTCTCTAACTTTTTCACTTAAAATAGCCATTATCTCATGAGTAGTTTTAGTATCTAAATTTCCAGTCGGTTCATCAGCAAAAATAATTTGCGGATTATTAATTAATGCTCTGGCAATACTAACTCTTTGCTGCTGGCCCCCACTCATTTCCGTAGGTTTATTGCGTAAACGATCCTTTAAACCCATTTGTTTTAACATTTGATATGCCCGTCTTAAGCGTTCCTTTTTACTCACACCGGCAAAAACTAAAGGCAGAGCTACATTTTCCAAAGCAGTTAATGAAGGCAATAAATTATAGGATTGAAAAATAAAGCCCATATGTTTACGTCGAAAAGTAGCCATTTTTCTTTCCCTCATTTTAGTTAAAGGAACACCTCTTAAAAGTACTTCTCCTTTAGTCGCTCTTTCCAAACCAGCTACAACATGGAGTAATGTGGATTTTCCTGATCCAGATGTACCTAAAAGGCAAAAAAACTCACCCCGCCTAATAGTTAAATCCACATTATCCAAGGCTGTAATTACTTCTTGACCTAAACGATATTTTTTAGTTAAACCTTTGATTTCGATTAAAGGTGCCAAAAAAAAACCTCCCTTTTCCTTTAGGGACTTCTTCAGGGAATAAAAGTTCCCAAAATATTAAGCAATTCTTGTTTAATTTCCGTTTTAGAGGCCAAACGAGCATGTAATATTGGTTTTTCATGTAAATCCAATAAAACAGGATGAATTGACCAACCCGATTTTTTACTTAATTTACGCAGTAAAGCAAATTCATCTGTTTGACCGCTAATTTTAACATCAGGGAAAGCCCGTAGAACCGAAGCCGCAAACTTAAAAGGGCTCGCCGTGGAAACAACAATAGTTGCCCGGTCGTCTCTCGTTTCCACAGCATATTGTTCATAAACTTTCATCCCTACAGCAGTATGGGGATCTAATAAATAACCACTTTTTAAATAAATATTATTAATCATTGCCAAAGTTTCAGTTTCCGCAGCA of Clostridia bacterium contains these proteins:
- a CDS encoding ABC transporter permease, translating into MNKLDIVKLASQNLWRRKMRTFLTVLGVLIGTASIVVMLSLGIGLSEIQRQDMERWGSLSIIEVHRGMIFDPDGEPVGESKELDDTAVEEINEIPGVSAVSPRFNLYGEVRMGKLEGGLSLIGLVPELMPQLEFKAASGRLLQAGDSNVMVVGQQVIQNLYDENERRAMEKGTWRYDLREEKDPQEMLDQRLAFMVHNNYNFEKKRNYNFLVVGILDDEYGEHAWQAYAPIEDLKKIRRFVMEGMERNQDHFGPTASKMEVRDRENKRNKDVYDSLLVRTESLEKTSQVAQMLRDSGYNCWSMADDLEGFEKTSRTIQAVLGGIGAITLLVAAIGITNTMIMSIYERTKEIGVMKVIGATFGDVYSLFLTEAGLIGLFGGIWGLGLSYGLSYLINQIINSHVNQGMPLEEIMQISLIPSWLALFALLFSLLIGVIAGLYPAHRAVKLSPLKAIRNE
- a CDS encoding copper amine oxidase, with translation MTNKLLRFLLIIALLMPLPVLASTPLQVYVDDLPLSFDVPPLIQEGRVLVPFRKIAERLHLNVEWEEKTQTVKASSPTTTLLLKIGSKIAVHNDQEIELDVPPQIIEARTLIPLRFFGETFGNEVAYQAGMVKIKTPPQKMLVSAFYALGSKTASSWTNLFTREYPETNQGHTDLVGEIALGWYSLDKEGNLLTRSTTGWQKPSGWLDVLTAAKKYDLHTEMVVHLTDANSQLSNLIANPHAVEKAVKNIAQAAAHYDGVNLDFEGLGWRESGETLRQTQINFTRFVKQLAEKLPEHTLTLTLHPLNSAYLGYDYEALNHYCDTMIIMAYDYGPKPEPIKQVNEAIEKALTFVPPQKLILGISLPSETAASLPAKIGLVKAHNLKGIALWRLGLVTPEMWSVLKSEIKLRM
- a CDS encoding DUF1540 domain-containing protein, giving the protein MPQHIHCLVHDCHYWGQGNKCEAEEILIATDSFGHSQPDSIDCEMAQELTPKSAGTCMATCCKTYVPKGSDKIKSDSVRKKS
- a CDS encoding ABC transporter ATP-binding protein, with translation MAPLIEIKGLTKKYRLGQEVITALDNVDLTIRRGEFFCLLGTSGSGKSTLLHVVAGLERATKGEVLLRGVPLTKMRERKMATFRRKHMGFIFQSYNLLPSLTALENVALPLVFAGVSKKERLRRAYQMLKQMGLKDRLRNKPTEMSGGQQQRVSIARALINNPQIIFADEPTGNLDTKTTHEIMAILSEKVREAGVTLIMVTHDLNLTGYADRVAEMIDGRIINLRENKAKGVGH